In Spinacia oleracea cultivar Varoflay chromosome 5, BTI_SOV_V1, whole genome shotgun sequence, a single window of DNA contains:
- the LOC130461682 gene encoding protein FAR1-RELATED SEQUENCE 6-like: MRTSKEGEGVVGSKRRLQLNQVLELDGEEELLDDVGEYCSDDGFDEDDGVGDGVESEDGGVEEVEVGEERWEDDEDDVVDDYDEALDEGDELDEDLCIENDDDLNEVNDDNYDESGEMGVGRNTTCMEDGDIGFPGDGDGVSTINADLYTTPTKRNKGPVLPTPSVGMAFANWEALNNYFQSYGEQQGFGVVCMGGNKSGVKDSETGKSNSLRTYVWRCECHGRPKYRQMVNGRVVTCAEEPILKRKTKKCSCPVMLYGARTKENLWVVKSVVTEHLNHIPTPTKSNHISMFRVRKITQTILKQIENDHDSGALVAQIFNNLAGRRNGVENIGFMKKDVHNILNRRMRLRLRDGDAVAMINYLDKMTKDNQKIFHLHRLDKTGKLQDVMWVDARSRAAYEYFGDVVCFDSTYLTNKYELPFSNFVGVNHHGQTILLGCALVSHETAETFVWLFRAWLSCMGGKAPAAIMTDQDAAMRKAIRIAMPMPKTRHRWCMWHIMQKFSRKLGSMTDFPQIKVALQNVIYNSLTPVEFEEGWAEVVETFKLKEAKESYKWLVGLYNQREMWIPAYVKHIFWAGMQTTQRVESINSFFDGYLKKNTRLYQFAPRYCKAMESRANDEKAADVNCCRFTRSLVGEFAVERKFQKLYTDAKFVEVQIQCMRVCYVTPITSKVVSDVEVEHTVSDKVWVWSKFLRKEISLAGRKRIYVVLFNKETSFAKCDCKHFECHGIMCRHIIKVLDVEDVENVPVGYIVDRWRKDIQRKHTLVKVAYHDPEKTEEVKRYDRIMNAVEPAALRGSLSEQKLDLVIEGIMNIVLRLDESDALSAFGDNESGALTSGGNRMAIVGPTTPGSVNKPPNSVGDDTTTLTPPLLWLKILFREVV, from the exons GGTGATGGTGTAGAGTCTGAAGATGGTGGAGTTGAGGAGGTAGAAGTTGGTGAAGAACGTTGGGAAGATGACGAGGATGATGTTGTGGATGATTATGATGAAGCATTAGATGAAGGAGATGAATTAGATGAAGATTTGTGTATTGAAAATGATGATGACCTGAATGAGGTTAATGATGATAATTATGATGAATCCGGAGAAATGGGAGTGGGGCGAAACACTACTTGTATGGAGGATGGAGACATTGGATTCCCTGGTGATGGAGATGGGGTTTCAACCATTAACGCAGATTTGTATACAACTCCTACGAAGCGGAACAAAGGTCCCGTTCTACCGACCCCTTCTGTTGGAATGGCTTTTGCTAATTGGGAAGCATTGAATAACTATTTTCAATCCTATGGGGAGCAACAAGGTTTTGGTGTAGTGTGTATGGGAGGGAATAAGAGCGGGGTGAAAGACAGTGAAACGGGCAAATCGAATTCCCTGAGGACCTATGTTTGGCGGTGTGAGTGTCATGGAAGGCCAAAATACCGGCAGATGGTGAATGGCAGGGTAGTTACCTGCGCAGAGGAACCAATTCTTAAGAGGAAGACGAAGAAGTGTAGTTGCCCTGTTATGCTATATGGGGCTCGGACCAAAGAGAATTTATGGGTTGTGAAGAGTGTTGTTACTGAACATTTGAACCACATTCCCACTCCTACCAAGTCCAACCATATTTCCATGTTCCGGGTCAGGAAAATTACTCAGACAATCCTGAAACAGATTGAAAATGATCACGATTCAGGTGCACTTGTGGCTCAGATTTTCAATAACTTAGCGGGAAGAAGGAATGGTGTAGAGAATATTGGTTTTATGAAAAAAGACGTGCATAATATTTTGAATAGGAGGATGCGATTAAGGCTACGAGATGGGGATGCTGTTGCGATGATAAATTATTTAGATAAAATGACAAAGGATAATCAAAAAATTTTCCATCTGCACCGGCTTGATAAAACAGGGAAGTTGCAGGATGTAATGTGGGTTGATGCTCGTAGCAGAGCCGCGTATGAGTACTTTGGGGATGTGGTTTGTTTTGACTCCACGTACTTGACAAACAAGTATGAGTTGCCATTTTCGAACTTTGTTGGGGTGAATCACCATGGGCAAACAATTTTGCTTGGATGTGCATTAGTGTCTCATGAAACCGCGGAAACGTTCGTTTGGCTCTTTAGGGCATGGTTGTCTTGTATGGGGGGTAAAGCTCCCGCTGCTATTATGACCGACCAGGATGCGGCTATGAGGAAGGCAATTAGAATAGCAATGCCAATGCCTAAAACCAGACATCGTTGGTGTATGTGGCATATTATGCAGAAGTTCAGCCGAAAATTGGGTTCGATGACTGATTTTCCCCAAATAAAAGTTGCCCTACAGAATGTCATATACAACAGTTTGACCCCTGTTGAATTCGAAGAAGGTTGGGCTGAAGTGGTGGAAACTTTCAAGCTGAAGGAGGCTAAGGAAAGCTACAAGTGGCTAGTAG GGTTGTATAATCAGCGAGAAATGTGGATACCTGCATATGTGAAGCATATTTTTTGGGCGGGGATGCAGACGACTCAGAGGGTTGAGAGTATTAACAGTTTCTTCGACGGGTACTTGAAGAAGAATACGAGATTATATCAGTTTGCTCCTAGGTACTGCAAGGCCATGGAAAGTAGGGCCAATGATGAAAAAGCTGCTGATGTGAACTGTTGTCGTTTTACTCGGTCTTTGGTTGGAGAGTTTGCTGTGGAGAGGAAGTTCCAGAAACTATATACGGATGCGAAGTTCGTTGAAGTCCAGATCCAATGTATGCGGGTATGTTACGTAACACCTATTACTTCGAAAGTAGTTTCTGATgtggaggttgagcatacggtgTCTGACAAAGTATGGGTATGGTCCAAGTTCTTGAGAAAGGAAATATCTTTGGCAGGCCGGAAGCGTATATACGTCGTGCTGTTCAACAAGGAGACCTCTTTTGCAAAGTGTGACTGCAAACATTTCGAGTGCCACGGCATTATGTGTAGGCACATCATTAAGGTGTTGGACGTGGAGGATGTGGAAAATGTGCCTGTTGGATATATAGTTGACCGATGGAGGAAAGATATACAACGCAAGCACACTCTTGTGAAGGTTGCTTATCATGATCCCGAGAAAACAGAAGAAGTTAAGCGCTATGACCGGATTATGAATGCGGTGGAACCTGCTGCCCTCCGTGGATCACTTTCCGAGCAgaagttggatttggtcatagaAGGTATTATGAATATTGTGTTACGTCTTGATGAGAGTGATGCTCTTTCAGCATTTGGTGATAACGAATCTGGTGCACTGACTTCCGGGGGGAACAGGATGGCGATTGTTGGTCCTACGACACCAGGCTCCGTTAACAAACCTCCAAACAGCGTTGGGGATGATACTACCACACTTACCCCCCCCCTATTATGGTTAAAGATCCTGTTCCGCGAGGTGGTTTAA